AAGGCGGAGCGCAGATCCGCGGCAGGATCGCCGTCGACGGTCAGCACCGACAAACCGGTCCGCAATTTGTCCACAAAGGACTCAGCTCCACCGTCGAGCACGTTCGCGGCGGCGATGCGCAGCGCCAGCGGAAAGCCGCCACAGCGCTCGATGATCTCGGTCAACGCGGCGGAGCGTGCGCACCGCAGCGAGGCCATCAGCGCCTCCGCGGCTCCGGGTGTGAGCTCGTCCAGCCGGACGCGGCGGATGTCGTGCTCGGCGGTGAGCCCGCGAAGCTCGTTGCGACTGGTCACCAGGACGGTGCAGCTGGACGTCATCGGCAGCAGAGGGCGCAGCTGCGCGCAGTTCGCGGCGTTGTCCAGCACGACCAGCACCCGGCGCCCGGCGAGCAACGCGCGGTACCTCGCCCTGAGCCACGCCTCGTCCGCGGTCACCTCCCTGGGCTGCATGCCCAGCGCGCGGAGGAACCGGGGAAGCGCCCGTTCCCGCGAGAGGTCCGCGTAGAGCTGGCCATCGGGGAAGTTCGCCTTCATGCGGTGTGCGGCGTGGATCGCCAGCGCGGTCTTCCCGATCCCGGGCGGACCGGAGACGAGCACCGTCGCCCCCACCGGGGCGGAGGTGACCTCGGCCAGTTCAGCCGTGCGCCCGACGAGGTCGCCGTTGCCCGAGGGGAGCTGGCAGACGGGCCAGAAGGTTTCCCGGTCAGGAGCGGCCGGCGTCAGCAGGGCCGGGTCGGCGCGCAGAATCCTCTGGTACAGGACGCGCAGCGGTAGATCCGGTTCCTTGCCGAGACGCGCTCGCAGGTCCTGGTAGACCGATACGACCGCGGCCTGGTTGCCGCTGCGGTACAAGGCGATCATCAGCTGCCCGCGCAGCCGCTCGTCCGACGGGTTCTCGCTCACCAGGTAGCGCAGCAGGGGGAGGACCTCGTCGTGCCGCCCGTGAGCGATGAGGAGTTCGATCAACCTCTCGGTGGGTGCGTTCCACTCGGCGTGGATCCGTGCGACCTCGTTGCGGTGCAACGGCTCGGAGTCCACATCGGACAGTGCGAGGCCCGCCCACTCGCTGATGGCCCTGCGCAACAGGGAGATGGTGACGGAGACGTCCGTCTCCTCCGTGCTGCGCCGAACCAGGGCGCGGAACCTGAGCAGGTCGAGCTGCTGTTCCCGGACGTGCAGGCGGTAGCCCTCCGGCAGGGTCTCGACGAGCCCCGGGCAGCCGAGCTTGGCGCGCAACCTGCTGACGTAGGTGTGCACCACTGCCCGCGCGTCCTCCGGTGGTGAGTCACCCCAGATCCGGTCGACCAGCCGACGCACCGGGACCACCGTGTTCGGCGTGGTGAGCAGGCAGGCCAGCAGCGCTCGGTGCTTCATCGCCTGGACGACCACCTCCTCACCGCCGCGGGTGATCATGAGGCGGCCGAGGATGCGGAACTCCAGCTCACCGGTCATGACGGCCGGTCTACCCGGAACTGGCGCGCCCCCTGCAGCGCGGTCAGCCCGCGGAGGTCGTTCTCGCTGGTCACCAGCACCGCGCAGCCGGAGTCCCCCGGCAGCAGGGGGCGAACCTGGTCGGGGCCGGTGACCGAGTCCAGCACCACGAGGACGCGCCGCTTGGCCAGCAGGGAACGGTAGAGCGCGGTGCGTTCCTCCGCCTCGGGCGGGACCTGCTCCTCGCGGACGCCGAGCGCGTGCAGGAACCCGATGAGGACGCGCCCGGTGTCGCTGCCCGCGGTGAGAGCGGCGTGCAGCTGGCCGCCGGGAAAGGCCGGGCGAGCCCGGTTGGCGATGCGCGCTGCCAGCTCGGCCCGTCCGCCGTCCGGGCTGCCGGTCAGCACCACCAGCGGCACCGTCGGCCGGTCGTCGGAGTTGACCAGCAGTTCGGTGATCTCGTCGACCAGGTCCGCCCGTCCCGGCAGTTCCCCGGGGTCGGCGGGCAGTTGCGCGGGCACCACCGCCGGGGTCCGCGGCGGCTGGGGGGTGAGGGACAGGTCGCCGTCGCGGATGCGCTCGTGCAGCGCGCGGATCTCGGCGCCGGTGTCGATGCCCAGCTCCTCGGCGAGCAGCCGGGTCACCTCGGCGTGGGCGGCGAGTGCCTCCTCCTGCCGGTGCGCGCGGTAGAGGGCGACCATCAGCTGGCCCCAGAACCGTTCCCGGAGCGGGTGCTCGGCCGTCATCGCGCGCAGTTCGTCCAGCAGCTCGTCGTGCCTGCCGAGCTGCAGTTCGGCGTCGAAGTACTGCTCCAGCGCCTGGAGCCGGGCCTCCGCGTGGATCGGGATGTCCGGAATCCGTTCGCGGAGCGCGGCGCCGCCGACGTCGGAGAGCAGCGGACCACGCCAGAGCCCCACCGCCTCGCGCAGCGCCGCGGCCCGTTCCGCGGGCTCGTGCGACGCCTGTGCGCGCGTCACGAGAACGTGGAAGCGTTGCAGGTCGATGTTCTCGACGCCGGTCTCCAGCGCGTAGCCGTCCGGGCGGGTCTTGATCAGCCGCGCGTCGTGGTCGCCGATGGCCTGGCGCAGCCGCATCACGTACGCCTGCACCGCGCCCTTCGCCCCGGCGGGCGGCGCCTCCTCCCAGAGGCAGTCCACCAGGAGGGAGACCGGCACCACCACGTTGGCCCGCAGCAGCAGCACGGCCAGCAGGGTGCGTTGCTTGGCCGGGCGCAACGACACCGGCTGCCCGCCCCGGTCGATCTCCAGCGGCCCGAGCACCCGGAAGATCGTCTCCACCCCCACGGCCGACCGCACGTTCCCTCCCCTGACCAGTCCCCCCAGCCCGCGACGAGCGGATTCTAGGCCGCGTCAGTCCGACGTCAGCGATACGACAGAACGGGCTGCCAGGATTCTCGTCGAGGGGGAGGGGACGGCCCGCACACGGAGTGGGGGGACTTCGGTGCGGGCCGTCCAAGAACCTTCCACGTTCTTCCCTCACCGGGCTTTCCCAGGTCCCCCAGCCTGGACTGCCCGGCAACCTGCCGCTTCGTGCCGACGGCCCGTGCTCGAGGCGGTGGTGATCCGGGGACGAGTACCGGCAGCCATGAGCCGGTACTGGACACCGAGGTCATTGAGGGAAACGGGGGTGACCCGCGCCAGGGGGGATGTTCAGGCGCGGGTCACCCTCATTGGTCTTTAGCCCATCCGAAGCATTCCGTTAGGCATTTGCCAGTGCTAGCCTCCCTCGGATTTCGCCGTCGGACCTGGGGATTCACATGACTTCATGGCGACTGCCGCTGACCGACCCCGGGGCCCATGCGCCCGGGCAGCTCGCGGCCTTCTACGACCGGTTG
The window above is part of the Allokutzneria albata genome. Proteins encoded here:
- a CDS encoding AfsR/SARP family transcriptional regulator, giving the protein MTGELEFRILGRLMITRGGEEVVVQAMKHRALLACLLTTPNTVVPVRRLVDRIWGDSPPEDARAVVHTYVSRLRAKLGCPGLVETLPEGYRLHVREQQLDLLRFRALVRRSTEETDVSVTISLLRRAISEWAGLALSDVDSEPLHRNEVARIHAEWNAPTERLIELLIAHGRHDEVLPLLRYLVSENPSDERLRGQLMIALYRSGNQAAVVSVYQDLRARLGKEPDLPLRVLYQRILRADPALLTPAAPDRETFWPVCQLPSGNGDLVGRTAELAEVTSAPVGATVLVSGPPGIGKTALAIHAAHRMKANFPDGQLYADLSRERALPRFLRALGMQPREVTADEAWLRARYRALLAGRRVLVVLDNAANCAQLRPLLPMTSSCTVLVTSRNELRGLTAEHDIRRVRLDELTPGAAEALMASLRCARSAALTEIIERCGGFPLALRIAAANVLDGGAESFVDKLRTGLSVLTVDGDPAADLRSAFDQSYNALPAEAQHVFTALARAGLGEFSVDEATALVQVPATAALEQLCDANLIRNTAADHFRFPALLRQYALAFDQ
- a CDS encoding AfsR/SARP family transcriptional regulator → MRSAVGVETIFRVLGPLEIDRGGQPVSLRPAKQRTLLAVLLLRANVVVPVSLLVDCLWEEAPPAGAKGAVQAYVMRLRQAIGDHDARLIKTRPDGYALETGVENIDLQRFHVLVTRAQASHEPAERAAALREAVGLWRGPLLSDVGGAALRERIPDIPIHAEARLQALEQYFDAELQLGRHDELLDELRAMTAEHPLRERFWGQLMVALYRAHRQEEALAAHAEVTRLLAEELGIDTGAEIRALHERIRDGDLSLTPQPPRTPAVVPAQLPADPGELPGRADLVDEITELLVNSDDRPTVPLVVLTGSPDGGRAELAARIANRARPAFPGGQLHAALTAGSDTGRVLIGFLHALGVREEQVPPEAEERTALYRSLLAKRRVLVVLDSVTGPDQVRPLLPGDSGCAVLVTSENDLRGLTALQGARQFRVDRPS